The DNA segment GCTAATATCTTTCACCAAGTTGTCGACAGTTCAGCGATGATGGTTCCAGCGGCAACTTGTGCGGCAGCGAGCCGGCGATGATCGGCACAAACGTTCAACCATCCAGTCCAGTCCACACCTACCTGATCGATCGGTCAACGCGGATACAACAACGCAGCATATATGAATGTGCGTCTTCGGATTGGTGAAGCAAAGCGCCCCCACGTCGTCAGATCAGAGCCGCCAGTTTAGACTAATCCTTTTAGCCAAATTGTCCGTACCTCACTGTAGTCTGCTACTTATCGACGGACGCCCTGACTGCCCATTTTAGGAATAGAAACACAGACTATGTTCCAGCGATGATGACCATCATTCAACCGCAGGCGATGGCGATGTcgctggcgctgctgctgctgctgctgcagctgtggTCGGTGGAAGCGCAGgtcgcagcgccgccgccggcgagctgcccGGACAGGTGCGGCGACGTGAGCGTGCCGTACCCGTTCGGCATCCGCGACGGCTGCCACCTCCCGGGCTTCCGCCTCACCTGCGACGCCAcccgcgccccgccgcgcctGATGCTCGGCAACGGCACCCTCCAGGTCATCGACATCTCGCTGGCCAACTCCACCGTGCGCGCCCttgacctcgccggcgccgtcaacTTCACCTACGACGTGTCCAAAGTCGCTcccagcggcagcggcacgTGGGCCAGCCTCggcaccgtcgccggcgccgggccgTACGTCGTCTCCGAGCAGCGCAATCGGCTCGTCGTCACGGGCTGCAACGTCCAGGCCACGCTCGCCGGGGAGAACACCAACATCATCGGCGGCTGCTCCTCCTTCTGCCCGGTCAGCGAGATGTTCACCAGCGTGGCGGCGACCACCCCCGTCGTCCCCGGCGCCAGCGGCGACAACGCCACCGATGGCGGCTTCACCTGCTCCGGCACCGGCTGCTGCGAGACGCCCATCGCCATCGGCCGCCCCTCCTACCTCGTGCAGTTCCTCAGCCTGGACCAGAACCAGGAGCTCACCGGCAAGCTCCCCATCGCTGTGCGCATCGCCGAGCGTGGGTGGTTcgagggcgtcgccggcgagctgctcaacagcagctccgactccgccgccgctctccggaCGCCGGTCCCGGTGGTGCTGGAGTGGGTGGTGTCGCCGACGCTGGAGGCGGTGCTGCAGGGCGTCACCGGGCAGTTCGCCGACGACCGCAACTGGTCGTGCCCCGCGGacgcggcgaggagcgcgtgCCGGAGCAGCAACAGCTTCTGCAGCAACGTCACCGGCAACTACCGCCGCGGCTACGTGTGCAGGTGCCGGCGAGGCTACGGCGGGAACCCCTACGTCGCCGGCGGATGCCAAGACATCGACGAGTGCAAGCTCGCCGGGAGGTGCTACGGCGAGTGCACCAACACGCCGGGTGATTACGAGTGCCGGTGCCCGCGCGGCGCTCGTGGCGACCCGCGCATTCCAAACGGCTGCGTCAAAACTAATCTGGGTAAACTACTACACTTTTCTGCTTGACATAGTCCAATTTATGCACAGATTTTTCAAAGAATGGAAAAATAATCTAGGTAATAACTGAAATATCCTGCTTTACATTGTCAGTCAAATTTATGCAGAGAGCTGCAATGTAGTTCTGTTTTATACAGCAGTCTTTCTTTAACTGTTCTTCCAAGTACTTGCATCAACTACTCTGTTTCATAAACAAAAGCAGACTACTCTGTTTTCATAGACTGATCTTGCTTTTCTTATTAACCAAACGGCTGATAAATTGTTTTACTTGATAGTGCTAGCTCTGCAATGAAACTCTGTTTAGTACATCAGCCTTTCTTTAACAGTTCAGTCAAATACTAGCACCAACCAACTGCTCTGTTTCATAAACACAAGCATACTACTCTGTTTTTTCATAGACCAATCTTTCCATAACGTTGTTTTTCTTATTAACCAACTCCCATATTCTAGTTCATAGGTGAAATATCTACTAACTCTGATGGAGATTTTCGCCTTCTATTGTGTGCTATCAGGTTCAAGTGTTGGTATTGGAGTTGGCAGTGGAGCTGGGCTTTTGGTCATGGGACTGGGCGCTGCCTTTTTAAAACGTAAGGTTAAGAAACAAAGAGAAAGAATGCTGAGGCGGAAGTACTTCAAGCAGAACCGAGGTCATTTGTTGCAACAATTAGTATCTCAGAAGGCTGACATTGCCGAGAGGATGATCATCCCCTTGTTAGAACTAGAGAAGGCCACAAACAATTTTGATAAATCACGTGAgcttggaggaggagggcacGGCACCGTGTACAAAGGGATTTTATCGGATCTTCATGTTGTCGCGATCAAGAAATCTAAGGAGGCAGTTCAAAGAGAGATTGATGAGTTCATAAATGAGGTAGCCATTCTATCGCAAATCAACCATCGTAATGTGGTCAAACTTTTTGGATGTTGCCTTGAGACAGAAGTGCCATTGTTGGTTTACGAATTCATATCAAATGGTACACTTTACCACCATCTTCATGTTGAAGGACCAACGTCATTGCCATGGGAAGATAGGCTCAGAATTGCAACCGAAACCGCTAGAGCACTTGCCTACCTCCACTCAGCTGTGTCATTCCCAATAATCCACAGGGATATCAAATCCCAGAACATCCTATTAGATGGTTCACTAACAACAAAAGTGTCCGATTTTGGAGCTTCCAGGTGCATTCCAGCTGAACAAACTGGGGTAACAACCGCTGTTCAAGGAACACTAGGATATCTAGACCCCATGTACTACTACACAGGGCGTCTCACCGAGAAGAGTGATGTTTTCAGCTTCGGCGTCGTTCTAATAGAGTTGCTTACTAGGAAGAAACCATACTCCTATAGATCGTCTGATGATGAAAGTCTTGTAGCACATTTCACTGCCCGACTCACACAAGGCAACTTGGGTGACATACTTGATCCTCAGGTCAAGGAAGAGGGAGGCGAAGAAGTTAAAGAGGTAGCTGTGTTAGCTGTGGCATGTGTCAAGCTGAAAGCAGAGGAGCGGCCTACTATGAGGCAGGTGGAGATGACACTCGAAAGTGTTCGATCGTCAACACTGCAGCAAGAGCGTGTGGGTGCAAAGAAATCCAGGGAgaatcatgtctcatggagCTACCCGGTAAGTGAGGGTACAAGCACACAATCAACTAGACAATATAGCCTCGAAGAAGAGTATTTGCTGTCATCAAGGTTTCCCAGATAATCGATTCGTTTTTCTGGAGTGAGTTTGGATCAATAGAAAGAGTTGTCACAATGTACAAGGCATATGATATGCATGATTTTCATACCTAAATGTGCAGTGTTTTACTGTTCTTCTTATGAATTTGTATCTTCCTACTAGATTCTTCCAAGTACATGTCAAATTACCCTCTGTATTCAACTGATATTGTGAAGTAAGTTCATATTAAATTCAGGTAGCTTTCTCATGTGTAGTTTAACTTTTTCCTAAAATGATATGCCACATGTACAAGCAAACATACAAATATTCATAGGGTGGAGTAGCAGATAACAGTACTTCTTGTTCCAAAATTATGCAAGATGGCATCTGATCTCCTCCCATGTATTCCCTTTTTCTAAACTGAGCAAGTAAATGATTTCTACAAGTTAAAAGTGTATAAGAATTCGCTACACAGCAGAATTACCTGGAGTATTTCTGAGATAATGGGAGATCCTACTTTGTGTACATGTGAAATTCATGTCCAACACTCTTTCAGCACCAAAACAGGCGGCTCCTTGCAGTGTTTTGCTCCTCATGTTAACAGCAAGCACGTACGATTTGTCATCTCGGAGGCCAACCTTGGCCAGGAAGTAAACAACATCATCATCGTGCAAGCTGATTGTAGGATTGCCTGTGTGGACACTCTGCAAGTTCAGTTGAGGTGTTCTAGCCTCCTCATCACCAAGCAGCTCAGGCAGTGATCCGGAGATATCAGAAACATGGAGCTCACAGTCCTTTCGCCAATCTCCCTCCCAAGAATCCAGTGTAATCTTCCTGCTCCATGTTGCAGCAACCCAACCATCTGAAATGTAGCTTTGGATCTCAACGTACTTGATGTAACCGTGGACAACCGCAATGTCCCGAAattcatggccgccgccgccgccgccgccgtcgtcgcagtGGGTGATGCCAACCTGGCAGTCAAAAAAATAGCAGTCGCCAGGATGCGGGAGAAGGTTGAGGGAGGGATGACGACCGCCATTGTTGTTGGTGGTGGATGAATCGGCTCGGTAGACGAAGAAGTCATGCAATTCATGGAAGTAGCTTGCGTGCCGGCGACCGAtggcgacgcggaggaggacgagttCCTCGTGGGTGGCGATGATGAGGGGCTCGACGGCGAAGCACTCGGGCTTCATGGAGGGGCAGTGGACGCAGAAGTGGgagacgcgcggcggcggggcggggaaGAAGGTGACGCGgatctcgcggcggcggcggtcgcgggtGGTGAAGAAGGtgttggcggtggtggcgttggcGTGGTCGGCGACGTAGGCCGTGCGGTCGAGGAGCACCCAGCTGCAGCAGCCGGGATCGGCCGGTGGCGGAGGGTGGGACGGCGGACACAGCGAGACCTTGAAGAGGTAGAGGTCGTTCTCCTCCGGGTCATCCAGGAAATCCATATTCGGAAAAGGGACGTCGTAGCCGTACACGCCGCCGCTCTTCGGCACCTGCACCCTctcgtcatcctcctcttcctccttgtcCCAgtaatcgtcgtcgtcgtcgaagagGACCATATTGACGTCCATGGACGGACCTAGCTAACTCCTGGAGGATTTATGGCGCGGACATGTATAATGTATAGTAGAGCAGATTGAATCGAATAGGATTTTCAATTGGATGGGCCTCTCAGACTCTTGTGTGGATTTGAATCGGATGTGGAGTAGCGGTCGGTACCGGTGAGGACAAAGGGGAACCGCAACGCCGCGGCCCCCGATCACTACTCTCGTTTCTTTTATTGGcccacgttttttaaactgctaaacagtgtgttttttaaaaaagtttctatacgaaaattgtttaaaaaaatattaatctatttttgaaaaaaaattagtaaatacgagtacttaattaatcacgtgttaatggaccactctatttttcacattcattgTTTAGGTTGGGAACTTGTTCCTGCGAACACCCCTATGCCTCTATGTGAGTAGTAATTGTTTCGTTGTGTTGGGGTCGGGCTAGGCTGGCCTTAAAAACGAACAAGTCGGGAGAAGCTACAAATCTAACGATCTAGATAtttcatttttctatttttttatacatgacATCATTAACCTTTTAACAtgcgtttgactattcgtctttttcaatttttatgcaaatataaaaaaaattaagtcataCTTAACGAAcatttgacgataaatcaagtcacaataaaataaatgataattacatatttttttaataagacgaatggtcaagcaTATCTCAAatagtcaatggcgtcatatatagtaaaaaaacgaagggagtgtatggtgaaacaaaaaaaagtcaagcctcttaaacatataaaaaatttgtgaaatatagtGAAACAcgaaataaatttgaaaatataccgttgaattgtttttttcataaatattcGGGATGTAAATTTGTTGGCAGAAATATACCATTGTCTCGCATAACCGTTGCGCGAGAATGACGTGGGCGTGACGACGCGGGCGGTCTCGCGCAAAAAACAAGGAATGAGCGAGAGCGAACGGCTTGCCTGATGAGCTGccgctatagatggccatatggcccgcggcccggcccaagcacggcacggccctaCTGGGGTTGTGCTCGTGCCGGCCCGGCCTTGTAGGATCGGCCCGACAACCTAGTCGTGCTTGGGTTGCTCCCTCGGCGCAATGGGTCGGCCCGGCCCAACACGATCGAAAAAATAGTTGAGGGATGCTAAATAGACTTAATTAACCATATAAGGCAAGGCACAGAGACGAGAgcaatacaaaatagacttattttccagcCATGTAGACACATCCACAGAGTTTAGGGagaaaaaatagacttattctataGATAAGCACGATAGGCCGTCGTGCCTTCGGACCGATCCGACATGACCCGAGTCTTATTaggccatgcctgggccgtAAATGCAGCCTGTGGGCTGGCACGGTATGGCTCGACGTATAGGTCGAGCCGTGCCGGGCCGGGCCTGGGCCGTGCCGAGCGGTCCATTTGGCCATTTATAGCTGCCGCTTAATTAGTGACAAATTACTCAATTaacgattaattaataatagttAGTGATAAATTATCCTAATCACTAATCAGGATCATTAAACATTTTGAACCGGCCCAGCCGTTCGGTCTTGCTAGCTGGTAGCACGCTATTTCGTCGTGTGAGGCCGCGCGAGACCGCACGCGTCTTTATTTTCACGCAATGTTTAATGTTTATGCGAGAccgataatatatttttatcaaaagaAATACATCCCAAacattttaga comes from the Oryza glaberrima chromosome 9, OglaRS2, whole genome shotgun sequence genome and includes:
- the LOC127784250 gene encoding wall-associated receptor kinase 2-like yields the protein MMTIIQPQAMAMSLALLLLLLQLWSVEAQVAAPPPASCPDRCGDVSVPYPFGIRDGCHLPGFRLTCDATRAPPRLMLGNGTLQVIDISLANSTVRALDLAGAVNFTYDVSKVAPSGSGTWASLGTVAGAGPYVVSEQRNRLVVTGCNVQATLAGENTNIIGGCSSFCPVSEMFTSVAATTPVVPGASGDNATDGGFTCSGTGCCETPIAIGRPSYLVQFLSLDQNQELTGKLPIAVRIAERGWFEGVAGELLNSSSDSAAALRTPVPVVLEWVVSPTLEAVLQGVTGQFADDRNWSCPADAARSACRSSNSFCSNVTGNYRRGYVCRCRRGYGGNPYVAGGCQDIDECKLAGRCYGECTNTPGDYECRCPRGARGDPRIPNGCVKTNLGSSVGIGVGSGAGLLVMGLGAAFLKRKVKKQRERMLRRKYFKQNRGHLLQQLVSQKADIAERMIIPLLELEKATNNFDKSRELGGGGHGTVYKGILSDLHVVAIKKSKEAVQREIDEFINEVAILSQINHRNVVKLFGCCLETEVPLLVYEFISNGTLYHHLHVEGPTSLPWEDRLRIATETARALAYLHSAVSFPIIHRDIKSQNILLDGSLTTKVSDFGASRCIPAEQTGVTTAVQGTLGYLDPMYYYTGRLTEKSDVFSFGVVLIELLTRKKPYSYRSSDDESLVAHFTARLTQGNLGDILDPQVKEEGGEEVKEVAVLAVACVKLKAEERPTMRQVEMTLESVRSSTLQQERVGAKKSRENHVSWSYPVSEGTSTQSTRQYSLEEEYLLSSRFPR